One genomic region from Chionomys nivalis chromosome 17, mChiNiv1.1, whole genome shotgun sequence encodes:
- the Tns2 gene encoding tensin-2 isoform X4, producing MKSSGPVERLLRVLGRRDSSRATSRPRKAEPHSFREKVFRKKAPVCAVCKVAIDGTGVSCRVCKVATHRKCEAKVTSSCQALPPAELRRNTAPVRRIEHLGSTKSLNHSKQRSTLPRSFSLDPLMERRWDLDLTYVTERILAAAFPARPDEQRHRAHLRELAHVLQSKHRDKYLLFNLSEKRHDLTRLNPKVQDFGWPELHAPPLDKLCSICKAMETWLSADPQHVVVLYCKGSKGKLGVIVSAYMHYSKISAGADQALATLTMRKFCEDKVATELQPSQRRYVSYFSGLLSGSIRMNSSPLFLHYVFVPMLPAFEPNTGFQPFLKIYQSMQLVYTSGVYHIAGPGPQQLCISLEPALLLKGDVMVTCYHKGGQGTDRTLVFRVQFHTCTIHGSRLAFPKDQLDEAWADERFPFQASVEFVFSSSPEKIKGNTPRNDPSVSVDYNTTEPAVRWDSYENFNQHHEDSVDGSLAHTRGPLDGSPYAQVQRVPRQTPPAPSPELPPPPMLSVSSDSGHSSTLTTEPTAESPGRPPPTAAERQELDRLLGGCGVASGARGAGRETAILDDEEQPSVGGGLHLGMYPGHRPGLSRHCSCRQGYREPCAVPNGGYYRPEGTLERRRPYGGYEGHPQGYTESSMQKRRLCRSLSEGPYPYASELGKPASGDFGYRSAGYREVVILEDPAVPALCSCPACEEKLALPTAALYGLRLEREAGEGWASEAGKPLLHPVRPGHPLPLLVSACGHHHAPMPDYSCLKPPKVGEEGHEGCSYAICPEGRYGHPGYPALVTYGYGGAVPSYCPAYGRVPHSCGSPGESRGYPSPGAHSPRAGSVSPGSPPYLQSRKLGYEIPAEDGRDKYPLPGHLASTGGPLASTESPELSWRDGSTGHSTLPRSPQCTASSELSGPSTPLHTSSPVQGKESTRQQDTRSSSLAPTQRLGPSEALPPVVQGGTEKAPELLASSKSEPPDLSPFSQTSPPSSPNGWPQERSPGNHPNSASPRGPVPTTLPGLHHAPWRGPPDSPDGSPLTPVPTQMPWLVASPEPPQSSPTPAFPLAASYDASGPTQPPLPEKRHLPGSGQQPSPPARGTNQHVTFAPPLPDVTQPPEHPLQENQTSVKFVQDTSKFWYKPHLSRDQAIALLKDKDPGAFLIRDSHSFQGAYGLALKVATPPPSAQPWKGDPSEQLVRHFLIETGPKGVKIKGCPTEPYFGSLSALVSQHSISPISLPCCLRIPNKDPLEKAPEAPVPTNMSTAADLLRQGAACSVLYLTSVETESLTGPQAVAKASSAALSCSPNPVPAIVHFKVSAQGITLTDNQRKLFFRRHYPVNSITFSSTDPQDRRWTNPDGTTSKIFGFVAKKPGSPWENVCHLFAELDPDQPASAIVTFITKVLLGQRK from the exons ATGAAGTCCAGCGGCCCTGTGGAAAGGTTGCTCAGAGTCCTGGGGAGGAGGGACAGCAGCCGGGCCACCAGCAGG CCTAGGAAAGCAGAACCACACAGCTTCAGGGAGAAGGTTTTCCGGAAGAAAGCGCCAGTGTGTGCGGTGTGTAAAGTCGCCATCGACGGGACAGGTGTCTCCTGCCGAG tCTGCAAGGTGGCCACACACAGAAAATGCGAAGCAAAG GTGACTTCATCCTGTCAGGCCTTGCCCCCTGCGGAGCTG CGGAGAAACACTGCCCCAGTCCGGCGCATAGAACACCTG GGGTCCACCAAGTCCCTGAACCACTCAAAGCAACGCAGCACCCTACCCAG GAGCTTCAGCCTGGATCCGCTCATGGAGCGTCGCTGGGACTTGGACCTCACCTATGTGACCGAGCGGATATTGGCTGCGGCTTTCCCCGCGCGGCCGGATGAGCAGCGACACCGGGCCCACCTGCGCGAGCTGGCCCACGTGCTGCAGTCTAAGCACCGGGACAAGTACCTG CTCTTCAACCTTTCAGAGAAGCGACATGACCTGACCCGCCTGAACCCTAAG GTGCAGGACTTTGGCTGGCCTGAGCTGCATGCTCCGCCTCTGGACAAACTGTGTTCCATCTGCAAGGCCATGGAGACGTGGCTCAGTGCTGACCCCCAGCACGTGGTCGTGTTGTACTGCAAG GGGAGCAAGGGCAAGCTAGGGGTCATCGTCTCTGCCTATATGCATTACAGCAAGATCTCGGCAGG GGCAGACCAGGCGCTGGCAACTCTCACCATGAGAAAATTCTGTGAGGACAAGGTGGCCACGGAACTGCAGCCCTCCCAGCGCCG CTATGTCAGCTACTTCAGCGGGCTGCTGTCTGGCTCCATCAGGATGAACAGCAGCCCGCTCTTCCTGCACTATGTGTTTGTACCCATGCTGCCAGCCTTCGAGCCCAACACAG GCTTCCAGCCCTTCCTCAAGATCTACCAGTCTATGCAGCTGGTCTACACATCTGGAGTATA TCACATTGCAGGCCCAGGACCCCAGCAACTTTGCATCAGCCTAGAGCCAGCTCTCCTCCTCAAAGGCGATGTCATG GTAACCTGCTATCACAAGGGTGGCCAGGGGACAGACCGAACCCTTGTGTTCCGAGTTCAGTTCCACACGTGTACCATCCATGGGTCACGGCTCGCCTTCCCCAAGGACCAGCTGGATGAGGCCTGGGCCG aTGAGCGGTTCCCCTTCCAAGCCTCAGTGGAGTTTGTCTTCTCCTCCAGTCCTGAGAAGATCAAAG GCAACACCCCACGAAacgatccctctgtctctgtggattATAACACAACGGAGCCTGCTGTACGCTGGGACTCGTACGAGAACTTCAACCAGCACCATGAGGACAGTGTGGATG GCTCCTTGGCCCACACAAGGGGCCCCCTGGATGGCAGTCCTTATGCCCAGGTGCAGCGGGTGCCCCGTCAGACTCCACCAGCACCTTCTCCAGAGCTTCCCCCGCCCCCCATGCTCTCTGTCAGCAGCGACTCCGGCCACTCGTCCACACTTACCACAGAACCCACAGCAGAATCCCCTGGCCGACCACCCCCAACGGCTGCTGAACGTCAGGAGCTGGATCGTCTGCTGGGAGGCTGTGGAGTGGCCAGTGGGGCCCGTGGAGCTGGGCGTGAGACAGCTATCCTAGATGATGAAGAGCAGCCCTCTGTGGGTGGGGGCCTGCACCTTGGGATGTATCCAGGTCACAGGCCTGGCCTCAGCCGCCACTGCTCCTGCCGGCAGGGCTACCGGGAGCCCTGTGCAGTCCCCAATGGGGGTTACTACCGGCCAGAGGGAACCCTGGAGAGACGACGGCCCTACGGAGGCTATGAGGGACACCCCCAGGGCTACACGGAAAGCTCTATGCAGAAGAGGCGCCTCTGCAGGTCACTGTCAGAAGGGCCATACCCCTACGCATCTGAGCTAGGGAAACCAGCCAGCGGAGACTTTGGCTACCGCTCAGCAGGTTACCGGGAGGTGGTGATCCTGGAGGACCCTGCGGTGCCTGCCTTATGCTCATGCCCAGCCTGTGAGGAGAAGCTGGCCCTGCCCACAGCAGCCCTGTATGGACTGCGACtagagagagaggctggagaggggTGGGCCAGCGAAGCAGGCAAGCCTCTCCTGCATCCAGTGAGGCCCGGACACCCATTGCCTCTGCTGGTGTCTGCCTGTGGGCATCACCATGCCCCCATGCCTGACTACAGCTGCCTGAAGCCACCCAAGGTGGGCGAGGAAGGGCATGAGGGCTGCTCTTATGCCATATGCCCTGAAGGCAGGTATGGGCATCCTGGATACCCTGCCCTGGTAACGTATGGCTATGGAGGAGCAGTTCCCAGTTACTGCCCAGCATATGGCCGGGTACCTCACAGTTGCGGATCCCCAGGTGAGAGCAGAGGGTACCCTAGCCCTGGTGCTCACTCACCACGGGCTGGTTCTGTGTCCCCGGGGAGTCCACCCTACCTGCAATCCAGGAAGCTGGGTTATGAGATTCCTGCAGAGGATGGAAGGGACAAGTACCCACTGCCTGGGCACCTGGCCTCAACAGGAGGACCCTTGGCATCTACAG AGTCACCTGAGCTgtcctggagggatggctccacTGGGCACAGCACGCTGCCTCGGTCTCCCCAGTGCACTGCCTCTTCAGAGCTGTCTGGTCCCTCCACGCCCCTGCACACCAGCAGCCCAGTCCAGGGCAAAGAAAG CACCCGACAGCAAGACACCAGGTCTTCCTCCTTGGCACCAACTCAGAGACTGGGTCCCAGCGAGGCCTTGCCCCCTGTTGTCCAGGGAGGCACTGAAAAGGCTCCTGAGCTGCTGGCCAGCAGCAAGTCTGAGCCACCAGACCTTAGCCCTTTCTCCCAGACCTCCCCACCCAGCTCACCCAATGGCTGGCCTCAGGAAAGGAGCCCAGGGAATCATCCCAACAGTGCCAGTCCTCGGGGCCCCGTGCCAACCACCCTGCCTGGACTCCACCATGCTCCCTGGCGGGGTCCCCCAGACAGTCCTGATGGCTCCCCCCTTACTCCTGTGCCTACCCAAATGCCCTGGCTTGTGGCCAGTCCAGAACCACCCCAGAGCTCACCCACCCCTGCCTTCCCATTGGCTGCCTCCTATGATGCCAGTGGGCCCACtcagccaccactgcctgagaAACGACACCTGCCTGGGTCTGGGCAACAGCCATCACCACCAGCCAGAGGCACCAATCAACACGTCACCTTTGCACCTCCTCTCCCAGATGTCACCCAGCCCCCAG AGCACCCTTTACAAGAGAACCAAACCAGTGTCAAGTTCGTCCAGGACACATCCAAGTTCTGGTACAAGCCGCACCTGTCCCGTGACCAAG CCATCGCCCTGCTCAAAGACAAAGACCCTGGGGCCTTCCTGATCAGGGACAGCCATTCATTCCAAGGAGCCTATGGACTAGCCCTCAAGGTGGCTACACCCCCACCCAGCGCCCAGCCCTGGAAAG GGGACCCCTCAGAGCAGCTGGTTCGCCATTTCCTCATTGAGACTGGGCCCAAAGGCGTGAAGATCAAGGGTTGTCCTACTGAGCCCTATTTTG GCAGCCTCTCTGCCCTGGTCTCTCAACACTCCATCTCCCCCATctccctgccctgctgtctgcgaATCCCCAATAAAG atcctctggaaaaagCCCCAGAGGCCCCAGTGCCTACGAACATGAGCACGGCAGCAGACCTCCTGCGGCAGGGAGCAG CCTGCAGTGTGCTCTACCTGACCTCCGTGGAGACAGAGTCACTGACTGGTCCTCAAGCTGTGGCCAAGGCCAGCTCTGCAGCTCTGAGCTGCAGCCCCAACCCAGTACCAGCCATTGTCCACTTCAAGGTCTCAGCTCAAGGCATCACACTCACAGACAACCAGAGAAA GCTCTTCTTTCGCCGCCATTACCCCGTGAACAGCATCACCTTCTCCAGCACTGACCCCCAGGACCGCAG ATGGACCAACCCCGATGGAACCACCTCCAA GATCTTTGGTTTTGTGGCCAAGAAGCCAGGAAGTCCCTGGGAAAATGTGTGTCACCTCTTTGCGGAGCTTGACCCAGACCAACCAGCAAGTGCCATAGTCACCTTCATCACCAAAGTTCTGCTGGGccagagaaaatga
- the Tns2 gene encoding tensin-2 isoform X6 has translation MERRWDLDLTYVTERILAAAFPARPDEQRHRAHLRELAHVLQSKHRDKYLLFNLSEKRHDLTRLNPKVQDFGWPELHAPPLDKLCSICKAMETWLSADPQHVVVLYCKGSKGKLGVIVSAYMHYSKISAGADQALATLTMRKFCEDKVATELQPSQRRYVSYFSGLLSGSIRMNSSPLFLHYVFVPMLPAFEPNTGFQPFLKIYQSMQLVYTSGVYHIAGPGPQQLCISLEPALLLKGDVMVTCYHKGGQGTDRTLVFRVQFHTCTIHGSRLAFPKDQLDEAWADERFPFQASVEFVFSSSPEKIKGNTPRNDPSVSVDYNTTEPAVRWDSYENFNQHHEDSVDGSLAHTRGPLDGSPYAQVQRVPRQTPPAPSPELPPPPMLSVSSDSGHSSTLTTEPTAESPGRPPPTAAERQELDRLLGGCGVASGARGAGRETAILDDEEQPSVGGGLHLGMYPGHRPGLSRHCSCRQGYREPCAVPNGGYYRPEGTLERRRPYGGYEGHPQGYTESSMQKRRLCRSLSEGPYPYASELGKPASGDFGYRSAGYREVVILEDPAVPALCSCPACEEKLALPTAALYGLRLEREAGEGWASEAGKPLLHPVRPGHPLPLLVSACGHHHAPMPDYSCLKPPKVGEEGHEGCSYAICPEGRYGHPGYPALVTYGYGGAVPSYCPAYGRVPHSCGSPGESRGYPSPGAHSPRAGSVSPGSPPYLQSRKLGYEIPAEDGRDKYPLPGHLASTGGPLASTESPELSWRDGSTGHSTLPRSPQCTASSELSGPSTPLHTSSPVQGKESTRQQDTRSSSLAPTQRLGPSEALPPVVQGGTEKAPELLASSKSEPPDLSPFSQTSPPSSPNGWPQERSPGNHPNSASPRGPVPTTLPGLHHAPWRGPPDSPDGSPLTPVPTQMPWLVASPEPPQSSPTPAFPLAASYDASGPTQPPLPEKRHLPGSGQQPSPPARGTNQHVTFAPPLPDVTQPPEHPLQENQTSVKFVQDTSKFWYKPHLSRDQAIALLKDKDPGAFLIRDSHSFQGAYGLALKVATPPPSAQPWKGDPSEQLVRHFLIETGPKGVKIKGCPTEPYFGSLSALVSQHSISPISLPCCLRIPNKDPLEKAPEAPVPTNMSTAADLLRQGAACSVLYLTSVETESLTGPQAVAKASSAALSCSPNPVPAIVHFKVSAQGITLTDNQRKLFFRRHYPVNSITFSSTDPQDRRWTNPDGTTSKIFGFVAKKPGSPWENVCHLFAELDPDQPASAIVTFITKVLLGQRK, from the exons ATGGAGCGTCGCTGGGACTTGGACCTCACCTATGTGACCGAGCGGATATTGGCTGCGGCTTTCCCCGCGCGGCCGGATGAGCAGCGACACCGGGCCCACCTGCGCGAGCTGGCCCACGTGCTGCAGTCTAAGCACCGGGACAAGTACCTG CTCTTCAACCTTTCAGAGAAGCGACATGACCTGACCCGCCTGAACCCTAAG GTGCAGGACTTTGGCTGGCCTGAGCTGCATGCTCCGCCTCTGGACAAACTGTGTTCCATCTGCAAGGCCATGGAGACGTGGCTCAGTGCTGACCCCCAGCACGTGGTCGTGTTGTACTGCAAG GGGAGCAAGGGCAAGCTAGGGGTCATCGTCTCTGCCTATATGCATTACAGCAAGATCTCGGCAGG GGCAGACCAGGCGCTGGCAACTCTCACCATGAGAAAATTCTGTGAGGACAAGGTGGCCACGGAACTGCAGCCCTCCCAGCGCCG CTATGTCAGCTACTTCAGCGGGCTGCTGTCTGGCTCCATCAGGATGAACAGCAGCCCGCTCTTCCTGCACTATGTGTTTGTACCCATGCTGCCAGCCTTCGAGCCCAACACAG GCTTCCAGCCCTTCCTCAAGATCTACCAGTCTATGCAGCTGGTCTACACATCTGGAGTATA TCACATTGCAGGCCCAGGACCCCAGCAACTTTGCATCAGCCTAGAGCCAGCTCTCCTCCTCAAAGGCGATGTCATG GTAACCTGCTATCACAAGGGTGGCCAGGGGACAGACCGAACCCTTGTGTTCCGAGTTCAGTTCCACACGTGTACCATCCATGGGTCACGGCTCGCCTTCCCCAAGGACCAGCTGGATGAGGCCTGGGCCG aTGAGCGGTTCCCCTTCCAAGCCTCAGTGGAGTTTGTCTTCTCCTCCAGTCCTGAGAAGATCAAAG GCAACACCCCACGAAacgatccctctgtctctgtggattATAACACAACGGAGCCTGCTGTACGCTGGGACTCGTACGAGAACTTCAACCAGCACCATGAGGACAGTGTGGATG GCTCCTTGGCCCACACAAGGGGCCCCCTGGATGGCAGTCCTTATGCCCAGGTGCAGCGGGTGCCCCGTCAGACTCCACCAGCACCTTCTCCAGAGCTTCCCCCGCCCCCCATGCTCTCTGTCAGCAGCGACTCCGGCCACTCGTCCACACTTACCACAGAACCCACAGCAGAATCCCCTGGCCGACCACCCCCAACGGCTGCTGAACGTCAGGAGCTGGATCGTCTGCTGGGAGGCTGTGGAGTGGCCAGTGGGGCCCGTGGAGCTGGGCGTGAGACAGCTATCCTAGATGATGAAGAGCAGCCCTCTGTGGGTGGGGGCCTGCACCTTGGGATGTATCCAGGTCACAGGCCTGGCCTCAGCCGCCACTGCTCCTGCCGGCAGGGCTACCGGGAGCCCTGTGCAGTCCCCAATGGGGGTTACTACCGGCCAGAGGGAACCCTGGAGAGACGACGGCCCTACGGAGGCTATGAGGGACACCCCCAGGGCTACACGGAAAGCTCTATGCAGAAGAGGCGCCTCTGCAGGTCACTGTCAGAAGGGCCATACCCCTACGCATCTGAGCTAGGGAAACCAGCCAGCGGAGACTTTGGCTACCGCTCAGCAGGTTACCGGGAGGTGGTGATCCTGGAGGACCCTGCGGTGCCTGCCTTATGCTCATGCCCAGCCTGTGAGGAGAAGCTGGCCCTGCCCACAGCAGCCCTGTATGGACTGCGACtagagagagaggctggagaggggTGGGCCAGCGAAGCAGGCAAGCCTCTCCTGCATCCAGTGAGGCCCGGACACCCATTGCCTCTGCTGGTGTCTGCCTGTGGGCATCACCATGCCCCCATGCCTGACTACAGCTGCCTGAAGCCACCCAAGGTGGGCGAGGAAGGGCATGAGGGCTGCTCTTATGCCATATGCCCTGAAGGCAGGTATGGGCATCCTGGATACCCTGCCCTGGTAACGTATGGCTATGGAGGAGCAGTTCCCAGTTACTGCCCAGCATATGGCCGGGTACCTCACAGTTGCGGATCCCCAGGTGAGAGCAGAGGGTACCCTAGCCCTGGTGCTCACTCACCACGGGCTGGTTCTGTGTCCCCGGGGAGTCCACCCTACCTGCAATCCAGGAAGCTGGGTTATGAGATTCCTGCAGAGGATGGAAGGGACAAGTACCCACTGCCTGGGCACCTGGCCTCAACAGGAGGACCCTTGGCATCTACAG AGTCACCTGAGCTgtcctggagggatggctccacTGGGCACAGCACGCTGCCTCGGTCTCCCCAGTGCACTGCCTCTTCAGAGCTGTCTGGTCCCTCCACGCCCCTGCACACCAGCAGCCCAGTCCAGGGCAAAGAAAG CACCCGACAGCAAGACACCAGGTCTTCCTCCTTGGCACCAACTCAGAGACTGGGTCCCAGCGAGGCCTTGCCCCCTGTTGTCCAGGGAGGCACTGAAAAGGCTCCTGAGCTGCTGGCCAGCAGCAAGTCTGAGCCACCAGACCTTAGCCCTTTCTCCCAGACCTCCCCACCCAGCTCACCCAATGGCTGGCCTCAGGAAAGGAGCCCAGGGAATCATCCCAACAGTGCCAGTCCTCGGGGCCCCGTGCCAACCACCCTGCCTGGACTCCACCATGCTCCCTGGCGGGGTCCCCCAGACAGTCCTGATGGCTCCCCCCTTACTCCTGTGCCTACCCAAATGCCCTGGCTTGTGGCCAGTCCAGAACCACCCCAGAGCTCACCCACCCCTGCCTTCCCATTGGCTGCCTCCTATGATGCCAGTGGGCCCACtcagccaccactgcctgagaAACGACACCTGCCTGGGTCTGGGCAACAGCCATCACCACCAGCCAGAGGCACCAATCAACACGTCACCTTTGCACCTCCTCTCCCAGATGTCACCCAGCCCCCAG AGCACCCTTTACAAGAGAACCAAACCAGTGTCAAGTTCGTCCAGGACACATCCAAGTTCTGGTACAAGCCGCACCTGTCCCGTGACCAAG CCATCGCCCTGCTCAAAGACAAAGACCCTGGGGCCTTCCTGATCAGGGACAGCCATTCATTCCAAGGAGCCTATGGACTAGCCCTCAAGGTGGCTACACCCCCACCCAGCGCCCAGCCCTGGAAAG GGGACCCCTCAGAGCAGCTGGTTCGCCATTTCCTCATTGAGACTGGGCCCAAAGGCGTGAAGATCAAGGGTTGTCCTACTGAGCCCTATTTTG GCAGCCTCTCTGCCCTGGTCTCTCAACACTCCATCTCCCCCATctccctgccctgctgtctgcgaATCCCCAATAAAG atcctctggaaaaagCCCCAGAGGCCCCAGTGCCTACGAACATGAGCACGGCAGCAGACCTCCTGCGGCAGGGAGCAG CCTGCAGTGTGCTCTACCTGACCTCCGTGGAGACAGAGTCACTGACTGGTCCTCAAGCTGTGGCCAAGGCCAGCTCTGCAGCTCTGAGCTGCAGCCCCAACCCAGTACCAGCCATTGTCCACTTCAAGGTCTCAGCTCAAGGCATCACACTCACAGACAACCAGAGAAA GCTCTTCTTTCGCCGCCATTACCCCGTGAACAGCATCACCTTCTCCAGCACTGACCCCCAGGACCGCAG ATGGACCAACCCCGATGGAACCACCTCCAA GATCTTTGGTTTTGTGGCCAAGAAGCCAGGAAGTCCCTGGGAAAATGTGTGTCACCTCTTTGCGGAGCTTGACCCAGACCAACCAGCAAGTGCCATAGTCACCTTCATCACCAAAGTTCTGCTGGGccagagaaaatga